In Sporosarcina psychrophila, a genomic segment contains:
- the rlmN gene encoding 23S rRNA (adenine(2503)-C(2))-methyltransferase RlmN, with protein MKNSIYGLTIEQLTEWLVDQGQKKFRAAQIWDWLYKKRVTNFADMKNINQECIDLLDANYVLRTLEQTVKQESEDGTIKFLFKMQDGNLIETVLMKFPYGQSVCVTTQVGCNIGCSFCASGLLKKSRDLTAGEIVEQIMEVQHHLDAKAEDERVSHIVVMGIGEPFDNYSHLMNFLRVVNDQKGLSIGARHITVSTSGNPQRIKDFAEENIQINLAVSLHAPNNELRTRVMKINKAFPLEKLMDSIDYYLETTNRRITFEYIMLHDVNDHVLEAQQLAKLLENKRHLSYVNLIPYNPVDEHDQYRRSTPEDIKAFYETLKRKGINCGVRLEHGTDIDAACGQLRSKQIKKDKAV; from the coding sequence ATGAAGAATTCGATATATGGACTCACAATTGAACAACTTACAGAATGGTTAGTGGATCAAGGGCAGAAAAAATTCCGTGCTGCACAAATTTGGGACTGGTTATATAAAAAGCGTGTAACAAACTTTGCAGACATGAAAAATATTAATCAAGAATGTATCGACTTGCTGGATGCGAACTATGTCCTCCGAACGCTAGAACAGACTGTGAAACAGGAATCAGAAGATGGCACAATCAAATTCCTATTTAAAATGCAAGATGGTAACTTGATTGAAACTGTTTTAATGAAATTTCCTTACGGCCAATCGGTTTGTGTAACGACACAAGTCGGCTGTAATATCGGTTGCAGTTTTTGTGCGAGTGGATTATTGAAAAAAAGCCGTGATTTAACAGCAGGAGAAATTGTGGAACAAATCATGGAAGTACAGCATCACCTTGACGCGAAAGCTGAAGATGAGCGCGTAAGTCATATTGTTGTTATGGGAATTGGCGAACCATTTGACAACTATTCGCATTTGATGAATTTCCTTCGTGTCGTCAATGATCAAAAAGGACTTTCCATCGGTGCTCGTCACATTACCGTTTCAACAAGTGGTAATCCGCAACGAATTAAGGATTTTGCAGAAGAAAATATCCAAATTAACCTAGCAGTATCTCTGCATGCACCTAATAATGAGTTGCGTACACGCGTTATGAAAATTAACAAAGCGTTCCCGCTTGAGAAATTGATGGATTCAATCGATTATTATTTGGAAACGACAAACCGCAGAATCACGTTTGAATATATTATGTTGCATGATGTAAATGATCATGTTCTGGAAGCACAGCAGCTTGCAAAACTACTCGAAAACAAACGTCACCTATCATATGTTAACTTGATTCCCTACAATCCGGTTGACGAACATGACCAGTATCGCCGTAGTACACCAGAAGACATTAAAGCATTTTATGAAACACTCAAAAGAAAAGGCATCAATTGCGGCGTCCGTCTTGAACATGGTACAGACATCGACGCAGCATGCGGTCAGTTACGAAGTAAGCAGATTAAGAAAGATAAAGCCGTCTAA